CGTTAAGGCAGGAAACTGATAAAGCAAACCAGGATTCTCAGCCTGGTTCAGCAGAAAATCCGCTACATCAGCCCTTGCTATTTTACCGATTTTTATATCCCTTTCTAGTTTCGTTTTAATCTGATAACGATTAGTCCGCTTTCCATCGGTCAGCATACCTGGCCTTATAATTTCCCATTTTAAATTACTTTGGGTTATCATTTGCTCCATTAACGTTTTATCAACATACTGATCTTTCAGAAAAAACCTGATTACCAGTTTCATGAAAAGATTCAGATAATTTTTGCTTTCCCCTGCCCCAAAACCTGTAATGATTAAAACAGGTATATCCGGATTTGTTTCCCGAATTGCTTCAATAAGAGCCCTTGCCGTTTCCGAAAATAAAGTTGTGTTTTTCTTATCTTTTGTCCCAATCGTTACCAGAATGGAATCTACATCCTGAATAACTTTTTTCAGATCTGACACCGAAGTTGCACTTCCATTTATTTTGGTAAGAAACTTATGATCAGGAATCGATTCGGTATTTCTAGAAAGAGCGCTTACCTGATGCCCTCGTTCCAAAGCTTGATTTACAGCAGCGAGCCCAATTCCGGCGGATGCACCGATGATTGCGATTTTCATAGAAATAGTTTTATTGAGTAAGCTGCGTTTCAGATTTGGCAACACAAAACTTTTGGCCTACTCCGGGTGTCGCAACCAAAAGGCTATCTTCTCCCCACGTCCATGAGCGGCCATCTGCCGTTAAAATTTCTGCTCCTGCTTCTTTTGCAATCAAAATTCCGGCAAGCCAGTTATAAGTGTCAAGATCAGGCTGATAGAAAAAATCGATTCTGCCTACACCTACATAGGCAAGCTGCAAACCGCAAGGACCATAATTTCTGACAACACCGAAATTTTCAAGAAGGTCAGTCACCGCATTGCCTATTTTTTTATTCAGGCCTTCCACTTTTTTGTATTGGTAAGCATATTCAAAAACTGCAAGCGTTACGGTTGCGTCAGTTTTGGCGGAGGGATTAATTTTATTTCCATTGAGAAAAGCGCCTCCGCCTTCCACCGCCCAAAACATTTCCTGCGCATAAGGATCGTAAATAACTGCAAAATAAGGTCGTCCATCACGCACCAAAACCAGATTTATTGTCCAGCCTACAATGTGCTGCATATACTGAACGGCTCCATCCATGGTATCACACAACCAATATTCCGGCAAACCAAGTGGCTTTTGCTGTTCTTCAAAATCAAATTCGTCGCCTAGCCACGGCGTGTCCGGGAAAGCATCCGATAAATTTTCTTGCAGCAAAGTAAGACAGCGTTCTTCAATATGGTTGAGCTGAATAAGTGAATCTTCCCTTGTATTTGGTATGGCAGTTTTTCTGAAATCAGGAAGGAATAAATCGCCTGTCTTTTTCACAGCGTTAATTATGAGAGGAATATCGATTTCTTTTTGCATGATCTTGTCGTTTATGTACAATGCAAAGAAAGCGGATAAAATCTCTTGAAAAGTAGGCCCAATAACTGAAAAGATAGTCCTAATCGCGGAATTTAAGACGAAATTGTTGTGGTGTCAATCTGGTCACTTTTTTGAAAAGTTTGTTAAAATAAACCGGTTCATCATATCCCAGTGCGTAACCAATTTCTTTTACGCTTTTATCGGTAAAGTACAACAAACGCTTTGCTTCCATTATAGAATGCTGTTGGATATGCATGGAAACCGAAGTGCCCGTGATTTCCTTGACTGTGTCGTTAAGATGAGAAACAGAAACAGCAATTTCTGCCGCATATTGTGAAGGCTGTTTCCATGATTTATAATTTTGTTTCAACAGCCGGTTGAATTCCCGTGCGATAATATCGCTCCGGCTTTCTTTTGTTTTTTGATCTTTTGAAACTGCTTCAATTCTTCCGGCAATCAAACTTAGCAAAGCTGCTAATAGGGAATGTGTCGTCTGTCCGGTATAATTGTCAGCTGGACTCGTCTGAATTTTTTCAATCAGATTCAGCAAAATAATCATTTGATGAAAAAATGGGGTTTGTTTATCAAGTAACACCGGCCCTTTAAATCCCTGCTCCAAAACAAGTTGAAAACCATTATCAATCAGGGACGGATCAAAACTTACTGCCCACCCCTGCGGCTCATTTACTTCAACCACATTATGAACCTGACCGGGAAATACAAAAAGCATGGCCGGAGCTTCAACCGAAAGTTCTTCAAAATCAAGGTTTAACTTAAAGCGGCCATCAGTAGCAAACATAAAAAGGTAGTGCGCATCACGATGCGGCGTGATCGTATCGTGATGTTCCTTCTGTCCTGACTTTTGCATATTAATCACAAAAACCCCCGCCTTCGCCAATGGAGAAAGTTCAAACTGACTAATACTTTGTTTCTGGCTCTTCACTTGTCAAAATTAGAAAAATTATATTGTGGATCCACAGTTTTAAAATCAGTCAATTTGCGCCCATTGATCAATTAAAAATCTTTAAAACGAATAAATCAGGGAAATATATAAAAAGTAATATTGATCAGTAAAAGTTACCAGGTTGGTCTTTTGATAATTACAATAGAGATCTACAGACTGTTACATTAACCTGGTTTCCTTTTAAATTTGATATAATTTTTCCTCTATAACTGTTCATGAAAAAACGTTACCAGGTACTTTTTGCGCTTTCACTTCTTTCTGTAATCACCTTTCTGGATCGTATTGCCATCAGTGTTGCCAGTCCCAAAATCATGACCGATCTGGGACTTAGCAAGGAGCAGTTGGGCTGGATTCTTGGAATTTTCGCTTTGGCATATGGTGGTTTTGAGATTCCGACAGGCTTGATGGGCGACCGGCTTGGAGCCAAAAAAGTATTGATACGGGTAGTATTATGGTGGTCAGCTTTTACAGTGCTGACTGGTTTTGCGACAGGTTTTGGTATGCTGCTGATCACGCGATTTCTCTTTGGAATCGGAGAAGCGGGCGCCTACCCCAATTCTTCAATCGTTCTTTCAAAATGGTTTCCCGCTATTGAAAGAGCACGTGGACAAGCCTGGATATGGTCGGCAAGCCGTGTTGGTGGCGCGCTGACACCTTTTTTAGTAATCCCGATCCAGAATCATTTTGGATGGAGGGTAAGTTTTTTCTTCCTTGGTATACTCGGATTGTTATGGGTAATTTTTTGGAAATTCTGGTTTAAGGAGGAACCTTCCGAAATGAAAGGTATCAGTGAACACGAATTAAAAAATATTCTTACCAAACGAAATCTTCCACAGGGACATCACAAATTTTCGTGGGCGATTTTCAAAAACACCAATTTACTGCTTCTGATGGCGATGTACTTTTGCTACGCCTCCGGAGCTTTTTTCTTTCAGGCCTGGCTCCCAACTTATCTGCAAAAAGGCCGCGGACTTGATGATCAGGAAATGTCTTTTATCACTTCTTTTTCATTTGTTTTAGGCGCAGTTGGTTGTCTTTCCGGTGGTTTTGTCTGTGATTTTTTGGTCAAAAAGATTGGTCCGAGATGGGGACGCGCAGCAGTAGCACTTACCGGGCTTGGGTTGTCAGGAATATTCATGATGATCTCCGTTTTTGTCAACGACAATACCGCCGCAACGATTCTGCTATCAGCTGGCCTCGGACTTATGGATTTTACAATTCCTGCATCCTGGTCGACGGCCATGGATATTGGTGGAAAAAATGCAGGAACCATTACCGGCGCCATGAACACTGCCGGCCTTTTCGGAAGTACTCTGAATACCATTGGATTTGGTTATCTGGTTACTGCATTTGGTAATAATTACCACGCTCCTGTTGTTCTTTTGGCGATTCTCCTGATCATTGGCGCGCTGCTTTGGCTAAAAATTGATGCTACACAAAGGATTACGTTTGAGGTTTTGGAGGAGAAATCTTAATTTGAGTTAAAGGTGAATATAATTTGATAAATTAGTACAAACGTAGCTCAAATGTCAGATAGATTACCAAATACTTCGTCGGAACCAAGTCCACCAGTCGGCAAAATCCTCTATATCGATCACCTTAAAGTATTGCTTACAGGACTTGTCGTCTTGCACCATGCCTGTGTAACTTATGGCGGACCTGGCTCCTGGTACTATTCTGAAAAGACTTTGAAAACTGGTGTGATCATCCCGGTGACCATGCTTGTAGCCACCAATCAGGCTTTTTTTATGGGGTTTTTCTTTTTTCTTTCGGCAATATTTATTCCTGCTTCCCTTACTAAAAAAGGCACCGGCGTTTTTATAAAAGACCGGCTTAAAAGGCTCGGAATTCCATTGCTGTTTTACTCGTTTATACTTTCTCCGGTGATGAATTACTTGGTTTATTATTTTGCCGGAGGCCATCACATCACATTTTTTCAATTTTTGAGTGGATACGACAGCTGGGTAAGTTTTGGTGTGATGTGGTTTGTGGTCGCGCTTTTGCTATTTACAGCAGTCTATATTTTATGGAAGGAAGTGGACAACTCAAAGCCTGTCAAAATAAAATCTCCCTCAGTTTCAGCAATTTTAATATTTGCCGGCGGACTTGGTCTGTTGAGTTTTTTTGTAAGAATTGTATTTCCGGTAGGCTGGGTTTTAAATCCTTTCGGGTTTCAGCTGGGGCATTTCCCGCAATATATTGCTTTGTTTTTTTGGGGTATTGTTTGTTATAACAGCAACTGGCTGAATGAAATTGATTCCCGTTTTAAAAAGTCGGGCAGGATAAAGTTTTTTCTGATCGTATTCGGCTTTCCCGTAATTTTTGCAATCAGGGTTTTATTCGATGCGCCTGTCGCCTGGTATAGCGGAGGTGCTCATTTTCAATCTTTGGTATATGCTTTATGGGAACAGCTTACCGGTTTT
The nucleotide sequence above comes from Dyadobacter subterraneus. Encoded proteins:
- a CDS encoding NAD(P)-dependent oxidoreductase; translation: MKIAIIGASAGIGLAAVNQALERGHQVSALSRNTESIPDHKFLTKINGSATSVSDLKKVIQDVDSILVTIGTKDKKNTTLFSETARALIEAIRETNPDIPVLIITGFGAGESKNYLNLFMKLVIRFFLKDQYVDKTLMEQMITQSNLKWEIIRPGMLTDGKRTNRYQIKTKLERDIKIGKIARADVADFLLNQAENPGLLYQFPALTS
- a CDS encoding inositol monophosphatase family protein; translated protein: MQKEIDIPLIINAVKKTGDLFLPDFRKTAIPNTREDSLIQLNHIEERCLTLLQENLSDAFPDTPWLGDEFDFEEQQKPLGLPEYWLCDTMDGAVQYMQHIVGWTINLVLVRDGRPYFAVIYDPYAQEMFWAVEGGGAFLNGNKINPSAKTDATVTLAVFEYAYQYKKVEGLNKKIGNAVTDLLENFGVVRNYGPCGLQLAYVGVGRIDFFYQPDLDTYNWLAGILIAKEAGAEILTADGRSWTWGEDSLLVATPGVGQKFCVAKSETQLTQ
- a CDS encoding AraC family transcriptional regulator — encoded protein: MKSQKQSISQFELSPLAKAGVFVINMQKSGQKEHHDTITPHRDAHYLFMFATDGRFKLNLDFEELSVEAPAMLFVFPGQVHNVVEVNEPQGWAVSFDPSLIDNGFQLVLEQGFKGPVLLDKQTPFFHQMIILLNLIEKIQTSPADNYTGQTTHSLLAALLSLIAGRIEAVSKDQKTKESRSDIIAREFNRLLKQNYKSWKQPSQYAAEIAVSVSHLNDTVKEITGTSVSMHIQQHSIMEAKRLLYFTDKSVKEIGYALGYDEPVYFNKLFKKVTRLTPQQFRLKFRD
- a CDS encoding MFS transporter, encoding MKKRYQVLFALSLLSVITFLDRIAISVASPKIMTDLGLSKEQLGWILGIFALAYGGFEIPTGLMGDRLGAKKVLIRVVLWWSAFTVLTGFATGFGMLLITRFLFGIGEAGAYPNSSIVLSKWFPAIERARGQAWIWSASRVGGALTPFLVIPIQNHFGWRVSFFFLGILGLLWVIFWKFWFKEEPSEMKGISEHELKNILTKRNLPQGHHKFSWAIFKNTNLLLLMAMYFCYASGAFFFQAWLPTYLQKGRGLDDQEMSFITSFSFVLGAVGCLSGGFVCDFLVKKIGPRWGRAAVALTGLGLSGIFMMISVFVNDNTAATILLSAGLGLMDFTIPASWSTAMDIGGKNAGTITGAMNTAGLFGSTLNTIGFGYLVTAFGNNYHAPVVLLAILLIIGALLWLKIDATQRITFEVLEEKS
- a CDS encoding acyltransferase family protein — its product is MSDRLPNTSSEPSPPVGKILYIDHLKVLLTGLVVLHHACVTYGGPGSWYYSEKTLKTGVIIPVTMLVATNQAFFMGFFFFLSAIFIPASLTKKGTGVFIKDRLKRLGIPLLFYSFILSPVMNYLVYYFAGGHHITFFQFLSGYDSWVSFGVMWFVVALLLFTAVYILWKEVDNSKPVKIKSPSVSAILIFAGGLGLLSFFVRIVFPVGWVLNPFGFQLGHFPQYIALFFWGIVCYNSNWLNEIDSRFKKSGRIKFFLIVFGFPVIFAIRVLFDAPVAWYSGGAHFQSLVYALWEQLTGFTIITWLLYIGKNNWNKPSPFLAKLARCAFAVYIFHPFVLICLSLLLKDWPVDPALKLLFVAPFGILFSFLLGHLIIQIPGVKKFL